A stretch of the Ananas comosus cultivar F153 linkage group 14, ASM154086v1, whole genome shotgun sequence genome encodes the following:
- the LOC109720303 gene encoding nuclear pore complex protein NUP43-like — MAEPGDLRLHRYPQSKSVDAVRWLPSASAFGRLVAVAVHDPDADPAAASALEIHSLSPTQATSPLCLRSSWPSPSRIAALRASHLPHNPLAAAAAASTLGGSLHLLLVDLVNGAVDTELSISGDRSFHAGPVTGLDMQIGGGECVTAGEDGRVNVVGAGEGRMEHRRVHDSNGLASYTAARWGSPAEFATGGVGFGVRWWDQRKPEGLVAQFKGSWGRGSVTGMVHSIDIHPSRKHICIVGGSSGTVFAWDLRWQQQPILLSGVGLNGTDQPVSESEVWEVQYDSYTQSSGITSAPSTKILPVMVCSEDGILAVLEQGEDPVELLAEPCAINAFDIDPQNPSDVVCALEWESMAILSRGRDVVAIQ; from the exons ATGGCGGAGCCCGGCGATCTCCGCCTCCACCGCTACCCGCAATCCAAATCCGTCGACGCCGTGCGGTGGctcccctccgcctccgccttcggCCGcctcgtcgccgtcgccgtccaCGACCCCGACGCcgaccccgccgccgcctccgccctgGAGATCCACTCCCTCTCCCCAACCCAAGCGACCTCCCCCCTCTGCCTCCGCTCCTCGTGGCCCTCCCCCTCCCGCATCGCCGCGCTCCGCGCCTCCCACCTCCCCCACAaccccctcgccgccgccgccgccgcatccacCCTCGGCGGCTCCCTCCACCTGCTCCTCGTCGACCTCGTCAATGGCGCCGTCGACACCGAGCTCTCGATCTCCGGAGACCGGTCGTTCCACGCGGGGCCGGTGACGGGGCTGGACATGCAAATCGGCGGCGGCGAGTGCGTCACGGCGGGGGAGGATGGGAGGGTGAACGTGGTGGGCGCGGGGGAGGGGAGGATGGAGCACCGGAGGGTCCACGATAGCAACGGGTTGGCGTCGTACACGGCGGCGAGGTGGGGGTCCCCCGCGGAGTTTGCGACGGGCGGAGTGGGGTTCGGCGTGCGGTGGTGGGATCAGCGGAAGCCCGAGGGATTGGTGGCCCAATTCAAGGGTAGCTG GGGAAGAGGTAGTGTCACTGGCATGGTGCATTCAATTGACATCCATCCATCGCGAaagcatatatgtata GTGGGGGGCTCTTCTGGAACTGTATTTGCTTGGGATCTTCGTTGGCAGCAGCAGCCGATCCTACTCTCTGGAGTTGGTCTTAATGGGACGGACCAACCAGTCTCCGAGAGCGAGGTGTGGGAGGTTCAGTATGACAGCTACACTCAATCTTCTGGAATTACCTCAGCTCCGTCGACGAAAATTTTACCTGTTATGGTGTGCTCAGAAGATGGGATCCTTGCAGTTCTTGAACAAG GTGAAGATCCTGTTGAGCTATTAGCTGAGCCATGTGCTATCAATGCCTTTGACATTGATCCTCAAAATCCTTCT GATGTGGTTTGTGCTCTGGAATGGGAAAGCATGGCGATTTTATCACGTGGAAGAGACGTGGTGGCTATTCAATAA